The genomic stretch CGCGGACAATCCAATGGCCCTGCACAAGGCCGTATTCCTTTCGGAGGACTAGATGAAGCTTGTTACCTTCTCCCACCCTCAGGGAGGCCACAGTCATCATGCCGGCGTGCTCGACGGCGATCACGTCGCCTGCCTGACGGAAGCCGGTATCGCCGGCAGCGTGATGGAGATCGTGCTGGGCGGCAAAGCCATCCTCGACCGTATCCGCGATGGCCTTGCCAAGGCTCCGCGCCATGCGCTCGCGGACGTGATCCTCGAGGCGCCGATCCGCCCGGGCAAGGTGCTGTGCTCCGGCATCAACTACAAGGGCCACGCCGAGGAAAATCCCAACGCGAAAATGCCGACCGAACCGTTTTTCTTCACCAAGCTGCCGACCTCGGTGGTCGGACCCAATGTGCCGGTTGAAAAGCCTGTCAGGACAGAGCAGATGGACTACGAGGTGGAGTTTTCCGCCGTCATCGGCAAGAAACTGCACAAAGCAAAGGAAGCCGACGTGATGCCGGCAATCTTCGGCTATACGCTTCTCAACGACATTTCGGCACGTGACGTCCAATTCAAGGACAACCAGATCACCATCGGCAAGAACTTTGCCGGCTTCTCGCCGATCGGTCCGTGCATCGTGACCTCGGACGCGATGCCGCATCCCGATAATGTCGCGCTGAAGACACGGCTGAACGGCAAGACCCTGCAGGACGGCAGCACTTCGGACTGGCTGTTTTCCCTGCCGCAACTCGTCTCCTTCCTGTCGCAATACATTCCGCTCGAACCTGGCGACATCGTCTCGACGGGAACGCCGGCCGGCGTCGGCATCTTCCAGAAGCCGCCGATCTTCATGAAGGCCGGCGACGTCGTCGAGATCGAAGCCGATGGCATCGGCATCCTTAGAACACCCATCGTTGCGGGATAAACATGGCGACGGTGGCGATCCGGATTGGGGTGATCGGCTGCGGCTTCTACGCGCAGAACCATCTGCATGCGTGGAAGGAACTCGCTGCCGATGGGGCCGTGCTTGCCGCGGTCTGTGATGTGGATCCCGGCAAAGCCGAGGCAGCGGGCCGGACATTTGGCGTGCCCTTTTACACGGATGCCGCTGCTTTGCTTGCGACCGAGCGTCTTGACGGCGTCGACATCGTCACCCGTCACGACACGCACCGCGCGCTCTGCGAACTGGCGATTGCGCGAGGCGTTGCCATTATCGTGCAAAAGCCGTTGGCCCCGAACTGGGACGACTGCGTCGCCATTGTCGAGGCAGCCGCAAAGGCCGGCGTGTGGCTCGCGGTGCATGAAAATTTTCGCTTCCAGACGCCGATGCGCCATGTTCGGCGCGTCATCGACAGCGGCGCCATCGGCACGCCGAACTGGGCGCGAGTGACATTCCGAACCGGCTTCGACGTCTATCTCACGCAGCCTTATTTCTACGACGAGGAACGGCTGGCAATCGCCGATGTCGGCATCCATGTGCTCGACCTCGCACGCTTCTTTCTCGGCGAGGTCGAGCGCATCTCCTGTGAGACCCAGCGCCGCAATCCCAAAGTGCGGGCCGAGGACACGGCCACGATGCTTTTGCGCCATCGCAGCGGCGCCGTCAGCGTTGTCGAATGCACATACGAGGCACGGCGCGACCCCGATCCGTTTCCGGAAACGCTGGTGGAGATCGAGGGCGACAAAGGCTCGATCATCGTTCGTCCGGGCTCGATCATGCGGGTCACCAGCAACGGAACAACGACCGAGGAGGACATCGGCTCACCATTGCGGTCCTGGACCAGCAATCCCTGGCATGTCGCGCAAGAAGGCGCATTCATGGCCTGCCGCCATTTTCTCGATTGCCTTCAGCGCGGCGTGCCTGCCGAAACCTCCGGCAAGGATAATCTCAAGACCTACGCCCTGGTTGACGCAGCCTATCGCGCGGCCGCCGAACATCGGGCAATCATTCCCGCCCAATGGAAAGAAAACACCGGCGCCCTCTCGATGGAGCGGTGGGCACAATGACTGCGATGGGTCAGCAAAAGGCGCAAAGGCGATCGAAGCAAAAGGCCCGTGCAGCCACCTTCGCGATCACCGTGACGTTTGAACTTATCAAGGGCGGCCTTCCCGAATTTCATCGGCTGGTTAGCGAGAACGCGGCGCTTTCCGTCAAGCTCGAGCCGGATTGCTTGCGCTTCGATGTGTTGACGCCGTTGGATGCAACCGGTTCCACGGGTGTTTTCCTCTATGAGATATATACGGATCGCGCGGCCTTTGACCTGCATCTTGCCTCGGACCATTTCCGTCAATTCGACCAGCGCTCGCGCGACCTGGTGATCAACAAGACCGTTCTCGCCTATGCCGTGCTGGAAAATGCCAAGGTCGCGGAACGCATATGAGCGGCTACGTCACCGCGTTTGATCTGTTCGGGACGAACGAGCCGGTTGCCGAACGTCGGACCCTTACGGCCGGACCGCTGACCGCGATCCTTGAAGAGGGCAACCTTCGCACGATCTGCTTCGCTGGCGTCGAGGCGGTCCGAGCGATCAACTATCTGGCGCGAGACGCATCCTGGGGCACATACAAGGCAGAGCTTTCGAACATTCGCATATCGGAAGACGAGGCCACGTTTGAGGTTGGCTACGACGGGCTGTGCACCGGTCCGCAGGGCCGCTTTTCCTACCGGATGACAATAAGAGGCAAGGATTCCGGCGCGCTGACGATGGAAGCGGAAGGCGTCGCTCTCACTGACTTCCCAACCAATCGCACCGGGTTCGTTGTGCTCCATCCTTCCGAGACAGCAGGCGGACGGCTGGCGATCACACACAGTGACGGCCGGATCGAGGAAACGGTATTTCCCGAGGCGATCAGCCCAGATCAGCCGGCCTTCGACATCGCCACGATGACGCACGAGCCGCAACCCGACATGGTCTGCACGGTCAGCATGGAAGGCGATGTTTTCGAGATGGAGGATCAGCGCAACTGGACCGACGCCTCGTTCAAGGCATATGTCCGTCCGCTGTCGAAGCCGCGACCCTATATCATCGCCAGCGGTTCGAAGGATGTCCAGCGTGTCACGGTCTCCATCCAGGCCAAGACACCGAAGACCCGCCCTCGAGCCGCAGACCGGGCGACGCTGACGCTAGGTGGACCTGCCGGACGGATGCCGGCCATGGCTCTGTTTCTCGACCCAGATGACCTGCCCGAAGCCTTGGCCTCAGCACCCCTGCTGGGCCCGGCACAGCAAGTTATTATCCGATTCGACAGCTCGCGCGGACATAATGCAAAGACGCTGGCAGAGGCATCCAGATTGGCTGCCTCGATCGGAGCCCTGCTGGCGATCGAGGCGGTCTTCGA from Mesorhizobium sp. INR15 encodes the following:
- a CDS encoding fumarylacetoacetate hydrolase family protein, with translation MKLVTFSHPQGGHSHHAGVLDGDHVACLTEAGIAGSVMEIVLGGKAILDRIRDGLAKAPRHALADVILEAPIRPGKVLCSGINYKGHAEENPNAKMPTEPFFFTKLPTSVVGPNVPVEKPVRTEQMDYEVEFSAVIGKKLHKAKEADVMPAIFGYTLLNDISARDVQFKDNQITIGKNFAGFSPIGPCIVTSDAMPHPDNVALKTRLNGKTLQDGSTSDWLFSLPQLVSFLSQYIPLEPGDIVSTGTPAGVGIFQKPPIFMKAGDVVEIEADGIGILRTPIVAG
- a CDS encoding Gfo/Idh/MocA family protein, which encodes MATVAIRIGVIGCGFYAQNHLHAWKELAADGAVLAAVCDVDPGKAEAAGRTFGVPFYTDAAALLATERLDGVDIVTRHDTHRALCELAIARGVAIIVQKPLAPNWDDCVAIVEAAAKAGVWLAVHENFRFQTPMRHVRRVIDSGAIGTPNWARVTFRTGFDVYLTQPYFYDEERLAIADVGIHVLDLARFFLGEVERISCETQRRNPKVRAEDTATMLLRHRSGAVSVVECTYEARRDPDPFPETLVEIEGDKGSIIVRPGSIMRVTSNGTTTEEDIGSPLRSWTSNPWHVAQEGAFMACRHFLDCLQRGVPAETSGKDNLKTYALVDAAYRAAAEHRAIIPAQWKENTGALSMERWAQ
- a CDS encoding putative quinol monooxygenase produces the protein MTFELIKGGLPEFHRLVSENAALSVKLEPDCLRFDVLTPLDATGSTGVFLYEIYTDRAAFDLHLASDHFRQFDQRSRDLVINKTVLAYAVLENAKVAERI